Genomic DNA from Rubripirellula tenax:
GGCTACCCGCCGGCACATCCTGCCCACGAACGAGTTTTCATGAAGCGAGACAGTCCGTGTGCCCGTTGCCCTCCATTCCCTCAGCCGAAAAACTCGAATAGCAATGAAACAACAGATTTCCGGTTTCCATACCGACGACGAGGGACACTGGGTTGCACAACTTGCTTGCGGGCACAACCAACACGTTCGACACGATCCGCCATGGATGAATCGAAAGTGGGTCACGACCGAGCAAGGTCGCCAGTCGATGCTTGATTGTTTGCTGAATTGTAAGAAGTGTGACGAGAACGCGGCACCCGATGAACGACCTTGATTTCACCGTACAGCAACGAATCTTCAGCCAGGAAACCCAAGATGAAGTATTATTTTTTTGCCTTGATCTTGATCGCTTCGTTGTTGGCATTGAGTCCGTTGTCGGCGCAAAAGCCATCCGAACAATCGCAAGCCGAGAAAATATCTGCTGCCACCAGCGTCGCCGAAGCTCGTGCTCGTGCAAGGCTATTGCACGAGTCTTTTCGCGGCACGTTGCAGGTTGTCCATCGAGATTTCTTCGACGAAGACAACGCACACGCAATCCCCTCCGCGTCGATTGAGGATGTCTTCGACGTGTTAGCGGAAAGCTACCAAGTTCAGCTGAAATGGTTGATTGTTGAGACCGACATCATCAACGTCGATCACAAGCCTAGCGATGCTTTTGAGAGGGCGGCTGTTGCGGCTCTCAAAAACGGCAAGCCAAACCACGAAGAGGTTGAAGAGAATCGCTACCGGTTTGCGGGACCGATCCGGTTGGCGTCGCAATGCTTGAAGTGTCATGTCAAGCATCGCACCAGCACCGAAGATCGAACGGCGGGACTGTCGATCTCAATGCCGCTGGAAAAGGGACCGTAGCGGAAACCGGTTGAGCCTCGCTGTTTTCTTAGCAGAAGAGGCCTTTGCTCACTTTGCGACTACGGATTCCGTCTTGTCCGCGGCTGAGGGTGCAGCCGTTGCTTTCAAGCCGATGATCGCGACTAACATCAACAGCAAGAACAGGATCCGCGCGGGGGACAAGGATTCGCCAAAGAAAAGCACACCATACACGGCGGTTCCGATCGCTCCGATTCCGACCCAAACGGGATAGGCGGTTCCAATGGGTAAATTTCGGACGGCAAGTGCGAGCAAAAACATGCTTGCGATCAACGCCAAAATGGTCCACACGGACGGCCAGATTCTTGTAAATCCGTCGGTGTACTTTTGCCCAACAGCCCACCCGGTCTCAAACAAGCCAGCGATGAACAACAGTATCCACGGCGCCATGACGACTCTCCTACGCGATCAAATTCGTAAGTGCGTCGTCTTGTCGTAACCGGGTACGGCGCGTCTCGCCCGGGCGGTGAGTTTTACCGATCTGGCAATTGGGTGCCAACGGGTCACGGAAGCAAATCGGTGCTTCGCGAGCCGAGTGGGCCTTCTGTGCGATTTGGGTTTCCTGAGGCTTCGCTTTCGACTTGAAAACGGAACTGCGACTCAAATTCAATGCGTCAGCAGCCTGGCCTCTCGGATAGAGCCGTTTTCCTTAGCTGGAGTTGCCACACTTCATGGAGTCTCAAAAGTAGCGTTCTGGCGAGTCCGGCTACGTTTGCAGAGGCAATATCTGAGTCTTCCCGATGGCGGTGCTGTTCGTGCTCCTCGCATTGGCGGCTCAATACGGGAGTTGGCTGCTGCCCATGGCGATCATTTTGATCGTGCCCCTGTGTCTGTTGTTTGCGTTGATAGGCGTTTGGTTTCGTGGCATGGATAACAATGTGCTCACGCAAATCGGTTTCATCGTATTGATCGGACTGGCATGCAAGCACGCGATTTTGATCGTGGAGTTTGCCAAAGCGGAGGAGGACGAAGGCAAGAACCGTTTCGACGCGGCGGTTTCGGCGTGTCGATTGCGACTGCGACCGATTCTGATGACCGCGTTTTCGTTCATCCTGGGCGTCGTTCCTTTGTTGGTTGCCACTGGTGTCGGCTTCGAAATGCGCCGCGTTTTGGGAACGGCGGTGTTTTCCGGCATGTTGGGTGTGACGTTGTTCGGATTGTTCTTGACACCTGTGTTTTATGTCCTGCTGCGAAAGTACGCAAAGGATCGTGTCGCCCAGCGGTAATTGACTTGTCAATTGCGAACGAAGACACTAAGGCGGGGTACCCTTGTTGGTTCCCAAACTCGAAGGGTTCCGAATGCTTTCTGCGGGACGTGGAACCTTGAATTGTATTTTTAAATTCAAATCACCCGCTGATGCGGGACGTAAAGTCACAATGGGTCGGGCTTGTCCGCCTTGCTCAAAAAAGGGAGTCACCATGTTGCAGCTTCAAGCCGTTTCGACAACTCAATTCAAAGCCCTCGGTACTCTCTGGAACGCTTCCCGGCACTTGGGTCACAGAGTTTCCGCTCTTGCCCTGGCCACCTGTGCCGCAGCTTTCTGGCTGAACACTGAAATCACTGCGACTGCAGCAGATACGGGTGACCGCCCGAATGTTGTTGTGATCATGGTCGATGATCTCGGGTACTCGGACATCGGTTGCTATGGCAGCGAGATCGAAACGCCCAACCTGGATCGCTTGGCCGAGGACGGATTGCGTTTCAGTCAGTTTTACAACACGGCAAAATGTCACTCGTCGCGTGTTTCCTTACTGACGGGTCAGTATTGCAATGCAGCGGGCAACGAGTCGCTTGCAAATGCCGTTACATCGGCGGAAGTGTTGGCCGCAAACGACTACACCACAATGATGACGGGCAAGTGGCACCTCGATCGCGAACCCACAGATCTCGGTTTCAGCCGTTACTTTGGTCACCTCAGCGGGGCGTGCAATTATTTCCTGGGCGATAAGACGTTCCGGCTCGATGGCGAACCCTTCGAGGTTCCCAACCGCGGTTTTTATACAACGGTCGCTAACATCGACTACGCGCTCGAATTCCTGGACGACGCGCGAGACACCGACGATCCGTGGTATCTGTATGTCGCCTTCAACGCGCCTCACGCACCGCTTCAAGCACTTCCCGACGACTACGAAAAGTACGAAGGCGTTTACGAAAGCGGATGGGACGTGATGCGAGAGGCTCGTGTCGAAAAGCAACTCGAAATCAAGCTGCTCGAAAACGTTGACAAGCCAAGCCCGCGCCCGGAACACATTCCTGCTTGGGACAATCTTACGGATGAGCGTCGCGATTTCGAAGTGAAGCGTATGCAAACACTCGCAGCGATGATCGATCGCGTCGACCAAGAGATCGGCCGGTTGATGAAAGACTTGGAAGACGCCGGCGAACTGGACAACACGTTGATCTGGTTCGTGTCCGACAACGGCGCGTGCCCGTACGATCGCCACAGCGACAACGTGGAAGCCGAACCGACATCGGGCAACGTCAATTGGAGCGATTCGACGGGATGGGCGTGGGCACGCAACAGCCCGTTTCGATACTACAAACAAAATCAATTCGAAGGCGGCATCAGCACTCCGGCAATCGTCCATTGGCCCGATGGCTTGAAAACCGATCGCGGCAGCATCCACCGCGGCGCCGCGCATCTGATCGACGTGATGCCCACGTTGGCGGAAGTGTCGGGATCGACCATCCCGACCACGTTCGAAGGACGGGACCTACGACCGGTATCGGGTCAATCGTTGCTGCCGATTTTTCAAGGTGGCGAGATTGAACGCGAGCAACCGATTCACTTCGTTTTCGCCAAAGATCGCGGACTTCGCGACGGCGATTGGAAGGCGGTCAGTTTCAAAGGCGAAACGTGGGAGCTGTACAACGTCAAAGACGACCGGATCGAAATGAAAAATCTGGCGGACGCCGAACCCGAACGATTGACCGCGATGGTCGACCAGTGGATGCAGATCAGCAAAGACGTGCTGCACGCGACCAGGCCCATGTTGGCGGCGGCGACAAGCGCGGTGCTGCCTCACCATCATCCCGAATGGACCAACTTCGACACGGCACCCGGTGAAAGTTCACGCCGCAATCGAAAGAAGGCTGACCCAGCCGCGAATCCGAAGACCGAGAAAGCCGCCAAGAAGCCGAGGACGATTCGTGCGCGCAAGAACACCGAAATGGAAATCAGCGACGGGAAACTGAACCTGACGTTCACCGGTGACGATCCGGGATTGGCGATCGATCGGCTTCCCGAAACGCTTCCCGCCGGACCTTACGTGTTGGCGTTTCGATTGCGGTCGAATGCGAAAGGTGACGGCGAACTATTTTTCACCGCCGATCCCGAAATCACGCTGCCCGATGGAACGCGTGTTGAATTTCCCGTCGACCCGGACAACAAATGGCACGAATACCGCGTCAGAATCCAAACAACCGATCGAATCGACAAGCTTCGGCTGGACATCTGCGACGGACCGGGCAACGCCACGATCGAACAGTTGCGTTTGACCAACGAAACCGACGAGACGTTGGTCGCTTTTCCGTAAGAAAGGCCTGACTCCCTCGGGATGCATTGGTATCTACCCATGTCTAAATCGTCGGTACGAATGCTACTTCAATGGTTCGCGCAACGCTGACGTCGCCGGCCCGCTCGGCTCTTCGTTTCCATGATGCAGCGCCACGAGCTGGCGAAACCGAGCGGGGTCCGCCGGAGGGAAGTAGAGCCAGCCTTCATTCCACTCGATACGAAAATGCCCTTTCGTTGTTGATGCGGTTGTGACTTCGCGCGGCGGGAATCGCGGCGCTGTCCAACCGTGGATCAACACTTCTTGACGCGTTGCTTGCGTGATGCGAACGATACGATTCCACGGCAAGAATCGTGGATGACCAAACAAGCGTCGAAACCGAAGACCCGCAGACGAAATCTCGAGGCTGCGAATGGTGAAAAGAAAAATCAGGCCGCAAACCAATGCAACGGTCGCCAAGCTAAACAGAAATGAACTCGTTAACCATCCAACAAGGCCCGCCGGAATCCAAAGGTAAATCAAGCCCGGCAACTGACCGGCAACAAGATCGAAACCATCTAGGTACAACGGAGCGACCTTGATCACGACCGATTCTGCCTCGTCGCCCTGTGGGTCCAAAGGTGCTTCGTCAGCAGGCGGTTCGTAGGGATTCAAGACTGTGACAATCGAGTGAGCAGCGCGGTGGCGATCGGCAGGTACGAGCATGCGACTTCACGGCGGACGAAACACCGACCGTCCGGACTCCGTTGCAGCACACGGTTGCGCCGCTTTGTGAAATCACACGTGAGCGTATCGCGCGACCGACCATACGGAACAATGGCGACAGTGTGGGCAATCCGGATTGGAGTCGCGCAATCGCTCGGCGATGTCGTCCGCCCGAACGCGGTCGTCGACTAAAGCATAGCGGTTGACTTCGCTGGAATCAAAAACGCCGGGAAAACCACCGCAATTCGTAAGCACGCTGAGCGATTCGTAGGAATCGAGGATGTCGTAGCCGCAGAATTCGAATTGGTCCGCAACGACGCCAGGCGCAGTGCGCATTCGGGAAAGCGACAGAATGTTATGAACCCGGGGATTGAACTCGATCCGTTCCATAAGATAATCAAGGTCTCGGAACCAAAAGACACGATTGTCTGCGTGAACGTTGTGCTTCCAGTCTTTGTCGACCAGCTCAGTCACGAGGTTTGGACACATCATCGTATCGGCCGAAACCAATTCGTCGATCTGACGAAAACCAGTCCAGTTTATGAAGCTGGTAAACTCGTCGCCGAGCGACTTGTCAAAGCGACGATGGGCAGTGAAAAAGCACATGATATTCAGCCGAAAACCGGTGCAAATCAACTGGAAATGCGGGCGGTCTATTTGCAAGATACTTTCACGCAAGGATTGTTGGGCAACTGCTACCATGGTCACTCCGGTGCATAACATGGCTGTCCGCTGTCCATCGACCAGGGCAAGCCAATTTCTCCTGAAATCTTGAGACTAGAACGCTTCGACCGGAAACGGATATCCTTGTCGGGAACTATTCAGCGTCAGACTTGCGAAAACCATCCACCGAACCGCGAATGCGAGAACCTCTTCGATCGCGTAGATCCTCAATGCATGTGTTAGCGAGGGAAAAAATGACAATCGCAACGAAAGTGCGCATCGGATATGTTGAAACAAACGGTCCTCCGCACAGTATGCCAACGAAGGTGGTAGCGAAGAATGACATCACACGCCTAGCGGGTCGCTGGTTGGCATTCGACATTGGCTTCGATATCGAAACGCCAGCTTGATCTTCAACGTCGTTGGGATTCAAACGCTGCCTTCGTCGTATTGCGTGAAAATATGGGTTTTAGGGCGTTGCCCCTGGTGACCCGACATGGCGAATTCTGCGAATGACGGCCGCCGAAGGTACGAACACAGTGCCCAAATCATTGTGACCAGGTTGCAGAAAGACTTCAAACCTAGAACGTTTCCATTGGGTGGGTTTGTTTGTGACGATCACGTGATCAAGACGAAGGGATTCATGGTATGCCATGAACGTCAGACTCGCACCTGAAGGTAGGCCGTCGATGGATACTGCACCCGTCGAGTCGCTGACGGAAGCAAACGGATGGTCCAAGACAACTAAGAACGACTTCATCCACGGACATGCACTGCTTGTAATTGGGGCAGATGCGGGACCCGCAAGAGGTACAGTGATTGTTTCGCCTGGCTGAAGATCAACGTTTACGATCGGCATATTGAAGAATTCAATATTCGGACAGTGGCGGTCAGAGGCGACGTTCTTCAGCTGAAGCGAGTCACCCACGCGGGCGAGAAGGATATGTGGTTCGAATCGCACGTTCGATATCACCAGACATCGCTGTTGACTCTTGTGCGGAGCCAGATCGAGTTTTGAGCCGCCCCGTCCCGTGTCGACGCAGACAACGACGTTCCGAATCCCTTTTGATTCTCGATCAGCCAGTAGCGCCTCATCCAGGGTCGAGTCTTCCGCAAGGTTAAATTCAGAAGGCGTGTCGATTGTCTCTCGAGCGGGTAGAGCACCATCGAAGACGAATCGCATCTTGAGTGAAGCGGTCTGTGCGTTGATGGAAGTGGCGAGTAGAAGTGAGCCCACAACTGAAATCGCTGTTAAATTCATCTTGAGCCCATGTTTAAGTCGTGTGGCTTGCCACCGCAAAGCGATCGTAAAACCTGCTCACGTGTACGCCGAGGCTATTCGACGCGTTTTGACAGGGAGTCCTGGCGTTCCGAGACCGCCGTCCAGTCAACGGCCGGTCACAGGTACGGCCAGTAGAGCCTTTGTGCACGAAATGACTTTCAGGTTGACGCGAAAACGGTGGCGGTTTCCGCCGCTGCTGACACGTTGGTAGTAAACCCGATTTTCTGGAACTCGACTCTCCGGTGCACCCGATGGTTTGCCGATCGCTACTCGGGTGCATCGTAGGCTAGCCGATTTGGTTCAATTTCATCGTCAACAACAGGATCGTAGATTGTCGTCTCGGATGTTGTAAAATCGTCGAAGACGGACGTGGTATCGATGCGGCGAATCAAGTGACTCTGCTCGTCGATCCAAATGGTTATCGGGTCGCCTCCATACGATGCTTTGATAGTCAGGCAAGCGTGTTCGCCCAATGACTCGCTTGCGCCAAGTTGTGCCGATTTGAGAGCCGTTATCAGACGACCGCCGATCTCCGCCGGCATTAGCATCGCTGGGACAGTATGTGCCGATCCGCTGGAAACACCCGTCGCCCCGGCTATCGCCATCCCAAGAGAATCCTCGCGTTCGGATCGCTTCTTTAAGTCCCACCAAGTGAGAACATCGCCGCCATCCTGCCAGATGATATACCTTGAATCTGGGTCGTCTTGTTCATTGAACTCGAACCGAAACTTGCTTGGCCGAATCATCGCTGTTGAAAAGTGTTTGACGACGGTCCTGTCTTCCTTGTCAGAATGAAAGACTGTCGTGACGGTGCCGGAGTCGCTGTAGGACTGACAATCGGAGTAGGCCTTCGCCATTTGTTCGATGGCCTGTGTCGCCTTGGGGTCGCTTGCAACCCTGGGAAGATCGCACCCAATCGAGAAAATAGTCGAAGAAACGACGACGAAGATGGAACGATTCGACACGGCGTTCATCGGGAAACCTCATTCGTCGTTTGTCGTTTGACCGTTCGTGGCGGCAAATGGCAACCATCGACAATCACCCAAAGTTTGTTCGCTCAACGACCGGCACAAACCGTCCCATGAACTCTCGTAGAAGATGCGACGAACCCCATTAAGGATTCGGTTCGACCGTCACGTTCTCGATTGCGATTTCCGCATTGGTCGAGTTGCCGAACAATCCGGGGCTGCCATTGCGATTGGGTGCGTCATCGGTGGCCGTCAACATCCATTCCTTCGGTTCCGCATCGTCGCGCGGCCAAGCCTTGGCACGCAGCACGGCTTGGTCGCCTTCGACCGCGGCGGTGAACTTCAATCGATACCATGTTCCCGCGTTCCATTGAAACGGAACGCTCTTGGCCATCCGCAACTGGGCCGTCCACGTTCGGATTTGCAACTGCTGGGATTCGCCCATCATGTCCAACGTGTACCGCTGGGCGATCAAACCGATGTCGGGCATCTTCGCCGCTCCTGCGGCGGCTTGCACGTCGGCCGTGACCGTATAGCCGGCCAAGTCGGTCGGACCAAACCAGGTCTGGCTTCGTGTCCCCTTGGGGATC
This window encodes:
- a CDS encoding DUF3565 domain-containing protein, translating into MKQQISGFHTDDEGHWVAQLACGHNQHVRHDPPWMNRKWVTTEQGRQSMLDCLLNCKKCDENAAPDERP
- a CDS encoding c-type heme family protein; the encoded protein is MKYYFFALILIASLLALSPLSAQKPSEQSQAEKISAATSVAEARARARLLHESFRGTLQVVHRDFFDEDNAHAIPSASIEDVFDVLAESYQVQLKWLIVETDIINVDHKPSDAFERAAVAALKNGKPNHEEVEENRYRFAGPIRLASQCLKCHVKHRTSTEDRTAGLSISMPLEKGP
- a CDS encoding DMT family transporter, which codes for MAPWILLFIAGLFETGWAVGQKYTDGFTRIWPSVWTILALIASMFLLALAVRNLPIGTAYPVWVGIGAIGTAVYGVLFFGESLSPARILFLLLMLVAIIGLKATAAPSAADKTESVVAK
- a CDS encoding arylsulfatase, whose protein sequence is MLQLQAVSTTQFKALGTLWNASRHLGHRVSALALATCAAAFWLNTEITATAADTGDRPNVVVIMVDDLGYSDIGCYGSEIETPNLDRLAEDGLRFSQFYNTAKCHSSRVSLLTGQYCNAAGNESLANAVTSAEVLAANDYTTMMTGKWHLDREPTDLGFSRYFGHLSGACNYFLGDKTFRLDGEPFEVPNRGFYTTVANIDYALEFLDDARDTDDPWYLYVAFNAPHAPLQALPDDYEKYEGVYESGWDVMREARVEKQLEIKLLENVDKPSPRPEHIPAWDNLTDERRDFEVKRMQTLAAMIDRVDQEIGRLMKDLEDAGELDNTLIWFVSDNGACPYDRHSDNVEAEPTSGNVNWSDSTGWAWARNSPFRYYKQNQFEGGISTPAIVHWPDGLKTDRGSIHRGAAHLIDVMPTLAEVSGSTIPTTFEGRDLRPVSGQSLLPIFQGGEIEREQPIHFVFAKDRGLRDGDWKAVSFKGETWELYNVKDDRIEMKNLADAEPERLTAMVDQWMQISKDVLHATRPMLAAATSAVLPHHHPEWTNFDTAPGESSRRNRKKADPAANPKTEKAAKKPRTIRARKNTEMEISDGKLNLTFTGDDPGLAIDRLPETLPAGPYVLAFRLRSNAKGDGELFFTADPEITLPDGTRVEFPVDPDNKWHEYRVRIQTTDRIDKLRLDICDGPGNATIEQLRLTNETDETLVAFP
- a CDS encoding LolA family protein, with amino-acid sequence MNAVSNRSIFVVVSSTIFSIGCDLPRVASDPKATQAIEQMAKAYSDCQSYSDSGTVTTVFHSDKEDRTVVKHFSTAMIRPSKFRFEFNEQDDPDSRYIIWQDGGDVLTWWDLKKRSEREDSLGMAIAGATGVSSGSAHTVPAMLMPAEIGGRLITALKSAQLGASESLGEHACLTIKASYGGDPITIWIDEQSHLIRRIDTTSVFDDFTTSETTIYDPVVDDEIEPNRLAYDAPE